A part of Antechinus flavipes isolate AdamAnt ecotype Samford, QLD, Australia chromosome 6, AdamAnt_v2, whole genome shotgun sequence genomic DNA contains:
- the AMBN gene encoding ameloblastin, producing MKDLLLMLCLLGTCFAVPIKQVYPQQAAATGLGSLSLETMRQLGNLNGLNLLSQFSRFGFGKQFNPLWMHGLLPPHSSFPWMQQREHETQQYEYALPVHPPPLPSQQPQKPGQKPFLQSSPAPDAGHHGALQPPLHQGQIHMHPEDRAMGQQPGGPLGRAGRPELPELNFAGHLGHSMFPMGRLISEGPAQKTEKTPLYPRMVYMPYGANQLNAPGRFGMLSSEEMMGGRGSPMGYGAMFPGMKSGLGGMTPNPAMGGDFTLEHDSPTGNNKTPGAAEGGAQGSPVADTNPENLENPDFLPEDFPWVQGGILNFPKGRGPAGQIKRPLKGTPPTSEPGMTLGTVDVTDTFGTDVTTPLANLEEGPLDVTVEPDTHHTSMQGTEVHQSQIMEDVWHFQEP from the exons atgaaggacttgCTACTAATGCTGTGCCTTTTGGGAACATGTTTTGCAGTGCCAATAAAACAG gtATATCCTCAGCAAGCCGCAGCAACTGGACTGGGGAGCTTAAGCCTTGAG ACAATGAGACAGTTGGGAAATCTGAATGGACTAAACCTGCTTTCTCAG TTCTCTAGATTTGGTTTTGGGAAACAATTTAACCCTTTATGGATGCACGGACTCCTTCCACCTCACTCCTCCTTCCCATGGATGCAGCAAAGAGAACATGAGACTCAACAG TATGAATATGCCTTGCCGGTACACCCACCTCCTCTACCCTCCCAGCAGCCCCAAAAGCCAGGACAGAAGCCTTTCCTCCAATCCAGTCCAGCACCGGACGCTGGCCATCACGGGGCACTTCAGCCTCCACTGCATCAGGGACAGATCCACATGCATCCAGAGGACCGAGCAATGGGCCAGCAGCCTGGGGGGCCTTTGGGCAGGGCAGGGAGACCCGAG CTACCAGAACTGAATTTTGCAGGTCACCTGGGTCATTCG ATGTTTCCAATGGGACGTTTGATCTCTGAAGGACCAGCTCAAAAAACAGAGAAAACCCCA CTTTATCCAAGAATGGTTTACATGCCCTATGGAGCAAACCAATTG AATGCCCCAGGAAGATTTGGCATGCTAAGCTCTGAAGAAATGATG GGAGGAAGAGGTTCCCCCATGGGTTATGGTGCCATGTTTCCAGGAATGAAATCTGGCTTAGGGGGGATGACCCCAAACCCAGCTATGGGAGGAGACTTCACTCTTGAACATGACTCGCCAACTGGCAACAACAAAACCCCTGGCGCAGCAGAGGGTGGTGCCCAAGGTTCCCCTGTGGCTGACACCAACCCAGAAAATCTTGAGAATCCAGATTTCCTACCAGAAGACTTCCCCTGGGTGCAGGGAGGGATCCTGAATTTCCCTAAAGGGAGAGGTCCTGCTGGGCAGATTAAGAGACCCCTCAAAGGCACTCCACCAACATCTGAACCTGGGATGACTCTGGGTACAGTTGATGTTACGGATACCTTTGGCACTGATGTAACTACTCCCCTGGCCAACCTGGAGGAAGGTCCTTTGGATGTTACTGTGGAACCAGATACCCACCACACATCAATGCAAGGGACTGAGGTTCACCAGTCACAGATTATGGAAGATGTATGGCATTTCCAAGAACCCTGA